ACACCTTTCATGTCGTGACCGCAGACCTGCGCGCAACCACTCTCAGCGCTGCGACGGTCCACTCGCCTTCCCTCACCTCGCCGTGGAACCTGCTCAACCTGCTGCATGTTCCCGAGGCCAAACCCATCGCGGCCATCACGGGGACGTTCTTTGCGCCCTCTTCCCAGAAGCCGGTCGCCGACGTGCTCATCGACGGCAACCTCGTCGCGCAGGGGTCTCGCGGCACGGCGGTCGGAGTAGACTGGTTTGGCGGGGTCAAGATCTTCGACAAGCCTTATCTCGAGCCGGTCGACTGGGCCCTGTACCAGTACGGGTTGCGCGGAGCGGTGCGCGTGCTGACCGCGGGAGCGGTCCAGCCCAATCCCAAGGCGCAACGCTTCCACGACAGCCGTTTATGGGGACGAGCGGCCCGGGCGGGGCTGGCGACCACCAAGAATGGCAAGGTCCTCCTTTTCGCCACCAAGGCGAAGGTCACGCTGAGCGAGTTGGGCAAGGCCATGAAGGCGCGTGGCGCGATCGACGGCGTGAGCTTGGATGGCGGCAGTTCCACGTGCCTTTACTACAAGGGCTCGATGATCGTGCCGCCTGGACGCAAACTCTCGAACCTCTTCGTCATCACCCAGGCGACCACCCCGCCCTAAGGGGCGCCCCGAGTACACTGGCTCGGTTGGACGTGCCGACCCTTGCTGTGCTGATCCCCGCCTACAACGAGGAGCAGCGGATCCTGCCGACGCTCGAACGTGTGCGCGACTACTACACGCAGCAGCCCTACACCTACTCGGTCACGGTCGTGAGCGACGGAAGCACGGACCGGACCGACCCCATCGTCGCCTCGTTTGCCGAAGCCCATCCCGAATTCCACCTCCTTGCCTACCAGCCCAACCGCGGCAAGGGCTACGCGGTGCGCAAGGGAATGCTGGAGATCGAGGGCGAGATCCTCCTGTTCATGGACGCCGACCTTGCCACCCCGATCGAGGAGACGGAAAAGCTGCTGCCGTTCATGCGCGATGGAGCCGACGTGGCGATCGGGAGCCGGCCACTCAAGGAGAGCAGCCTCGAGGTGAGGCAGCCGTGGTACCGCGAACTCCTGGGGCGTGCGTTCAACACGGCCGTGCAACTCCTGGCCGTGCGGGGGATTCAAGACACTCAGTGCGGATTCAAGATGTTCACCCGCGAGTCGGCGCGCACGATCTTCTCGCGGTGCAAGCTGGACGGGTTCAGTTTCGACTTCGAGGCGCTGATGATCGCGCGCGACCTCGGGTACCGCATCGAGGAAGTTCCGATTCGGTGGATGCACCAGGAAGGCTCCAAGGTCGTGCTGCTGCGCGATGGACCGCGGATGCTTCGCGACTTGGTCAAGCTCCGCCTCACCGGGAAGAGGGCCCGGTTGGCCGTCCGTGAACCCTAGCGAGTACGACCGCATGCGCCGGCTCGAGGACCGCTACTGGTGGTTCGTGGGCCGGCGGACGCTCGCGCTGGGTCTGTTGGACTCGGCCCGCCTGCAGGGGCACCCGCGCGTGCTCGATCTCGGTTGCGGAACCGGCGCCGTTCTTGGCGAACTCGCCAAGAAGGCGGACACCGTCGGGGTGGACATGTCCGACCAAGCCCTCGAGTACAGCGCCGAGCGGGGTCTCCGTCATCTTGTCCGCGGCAGGGGAGAAGCCCTTCCCTTCGAGTCGGCATCGTTTGATGCGGTCGTCGCGTTGGACGTGTTCGAGCACATCGAGGATCACGGTTCGGCCTTCCGGGAGACCTTCCGGGTCTTGAAGCCCGGCGGGGTCCTCGTTCTGAGCGTGCCGGCCTTCATGAGCCTCTGGGGGCCGCACGACGTGGCGTTGCGCCACTTCCGCCGCTACCGGTCGCCGCTACTTCGCCAGGCGCTCGCAGCGGCTGGGTTCGGCTCCCTCCGGGTGAGCTACTCGGTGTTCTTCCTGTTTCCGATCGTCTGGCTGATCCGGCAGTTCGAAAAAAGGAAACGCGGTGACGCCGAGGCCTCGCTACCCGAAGTGCCCGCCTGGTTGAACCGCGCGCTGATCGGGTTGCAGGGGCTTGAGGCGAGGCTCATCCGTGCCGTGCGGCTCCCGTGGGGATCGAGCCTCGTCGCCGTGGCGCGCAAGCCCGCTCCGTAGTCACTCGGCACGCGTCGCCTGGATGGCAGCGACGATTTCGGGAGTCTGGGCGCGGTCGATCAGCCCGTGCGCCTCGAGCATGTGGCCGAACAGCACGAGGGCCCGAACGTGCTCCTCCTCGAACCCGTACCGCATGTTCTGCGTGAGGTAGATCTCTGCGACCTCACGCTTCCAACCCGCCTCCTGTGCGGCGCGTGCGGCGATCGATACGACCCGCTCCTCTCCCCAATGGCGCGCCGCCTCGAGTTCGCCCGCGAGCGCGGGCGTCAACGATTCCTGGCCGATCCAGAGGGCCCAGACGAAGGGAAGCTCCGTCAGCTCCGTCCAGCCCTGCCCGAGGTCCAAAACGTGGAGGCCTTCGGAGGAGGCTGAAAGCCCGCGATCCCCGATGAGAACGGCCGCATCGAATTCGCCGAGCATGGCGGTCAGGTCCGGTGGACGCACCTCGGTCCGCGGACACACCCCGTGCAGCTCGTGCAAGAGGATCTGGGCGAGCGCGTTGCTGGTGAGCGAACTCGCGTCGAGAGCCAACGATTGGGCTCGGTCGAAAGGCACCTTGGAAAAGACGCGCACGCTCTCCGCAGGGCCGTAGCTGCTGATCGACACCCCGGCGGCCACGCGCCGCCCGGGAGTCCGCAAGGCGTCGAAGCTCGACGCCAGCACCGCCGCCGCTTCGCCGCGGTCCAGCATGGCCGGCAATTGCGAAGGAGGAGCCAGGGCGACGTCGATTCCCCGGTCTTCGTCGAGGAAACGAGCGATCAGCGGTTTGGCGTTGACGAACGGCACGCATCCGATGCGGCATCGCATGGGTTCAGCGTACCTCCGAGGGCGGGTCCGGCTCCTCCTTCCCCACCATCCACTCGAGGAACCGGGAGAGGGGCACGATCCGGCCGGTCCCCTGCACGTAAGGTCGCCTCCTCACCGACTTGATTTGGAACACGTCGTTCGACTCGTGCGAAGGTCGGAAGCGAGGCTCCACCTTTCCGGTCACGCGGTTGGGCCCCTTGAGCAGATCGCCCATCGAAAACCCATGGATGAACACGGGGCGGCGCGCGTAACTCCATCCCAGTCGCGGCCATGCCCACTGGAACCTCGTGCCCACTCCCGTCCGTTGGACTCGGAAGTTCCCCCGGAACGCGTTGCCGTTCAGGAGCCAAACCATGCGCGGACCATAGAACGCCTCCCGCTCGCGAAGCTCTTGGACGGACAGCGGGGAGTTCTGGAGTTCGACGACCGCCCCATCC
This sequence is a window from Fimbriimonadaceae bacterium. Protein-coding genes within it:
- a CDS encoding menaquinone biosynthesis protein — translated: MRCRIGCVPFVNAKPLIARFLDEDRGIDVALAPPSQLPAMLDRGEAAAVLASSFDALRTPGRRVAAGVSISSYGPAESVRVFSKVPFDRAQSLALDASSLTSNALAQILLHELHGVCPRTEVRPPDLTAMLGEFDAAVLIGDRGLSASSEGLHVLDLGQGWTELTELPFVWALWIGQESLTPALAGELEAARHWGEERVVSIAARAAQEAGWKREVAEIYLTQNMRYGFEEEHVRALVLFGHMLEAHGLIDRAQTPEIVAAIQATRAE
- a CDS encoding phosphodiester glycosidase family protein, translating into MSLAAAAIVLSVGTVTQFAPIGYEAFKYGPNTFHVVTADLRATTLSAATVHSPSLTSPWNLLNLLHVPEAKPIAAITGTFFAPSSQKPVADVLIDGNLVAQGSRGTAVGVDWFGGVKIFDKPYLEPVDWALYQYGLRGAVRVLTAGAVQPNPKAQRFHDSRLWGRAARAGLATTKNGKVLLFATKAKVTLSELGKAMKARGAIDGVSLDGGSSTCLYYKGSMIVPPGRKLSNLFVITQATTPP
- a CDS encoding class I SAM-dependent methyltransferase, whose amino-acid sequence is MNPSEYDRMRRLEDRYWWFVGRRTLALGLLDSARLQGHPRVLDLGCGTGAVLGELAKKADTVGVDMSDQALEYSAERGLRHLVRGRGEALPFESASFDAVVALDVFEHIEDHGSAFRETFRVLKPGGVLVLSVPAFMSLWGPHDVALRHFRRYRSPLLRQALAAAGFGSLRVSYSVFFLFPIVWLIRQFEKRKRGDAEASLPEVPAWLNRALIGLQGLEARLIRAVRLPWGSSLVAVARKPAP
- a CDS encoding glycosyltransferase family 2 protein, whose product is MPTLAVLIPAYNEEQRILPTLERVRDYYTQQPYTYSVTVVSDGSTDRTDPIVASFAEAHPEFHLLAYQPNRGKGYAVRKGMLEIEGEILLFMDADLATPIEETEKLLPFMRDGADVAIGSRPLKESSLEVRQPWYRELLGRAFNTAVQLLAVRGIQDTQCGFKMFTRESARTIFSRCKLDGFSFDFEALMIARDLGYRIEEVPIRWMHQEGSKVVLLRDGPRMLRDLVKLRLTGKRARLAVREP